In one window of Oryza sativa Japonica Group chromosome 9, ASM3414082v1 DNA:
- the LOC4347858 gene encoding F-box/FBD/LRR-repeat protein At1g78750, with the protein MPPFSSEPMTNNEGEPVEDASCRSVRRRRYREQTSTNSAPLRQQGDISEGAQNTMTGFDFDRLPQDILCHIHSLIPLRDAACLACLSCRFLRSWRCFPNLTFNQETFSLNVYEGTSYEKEKEPVDIIDSILQNHSGTGVKTLKLDVSNYFKPITADHINNWLNAAVKPGIIEIAVKFPVHNRPMFNLSCSLLSCAGSSLQSISLFFCAFHPTLRTGCFKSLRSVYFKFVHITSEELGCLLSSTVSLEKLEISNCDQLTSLNIPSHLQHLTVLNVLFCTNLKMIEIYAPKLTTFDFRGRPMKILTSDSSHLKYMTLHGTFFSGMIQYARTELHSIASNLQTLTLASSKEDFITPMLPVKFLHLRNLNVYFDGIRFQSYDYFSLASFFEACPALETFYIWAGEYDLAWKDPALQDSNADSLQIRRIPEIHHANLKKVSINRFFPSKSLIELTYLIIENASSLQCLKLDAGYGFDTSGMCKRMNKLDVLHALSAVEVAKKYIEGKVPSSVKFNILEPCERCHIAKLSQL; encoded by the exons ATGCCGCCGTTCTCCAGCGAGCCAATGACGAACAACGAGGGGGAACCAGTGGAAGATGCGTCTTGCCGGTCAGTGCGGCGCCGGCGGTACCGAGAACAAACAA GTACAAATAGTGCTCCACTTCGCCAACAAGGTGATATTTCTGAGGGCGCCCAAAACACTATGACAGGATTCGACTTTGATAGACTTCCACAG GATATCTTGTGCCATATACATTCCCTTATTCCGCTACGAGATGCTGCCTGCTTGGCTTGTCTGTCTTGTAGATTTCTACGCTCTTGGAGATGCTTCCCTAACCTCACATTCAATCAGGAAACATTCAGCTTGAATGTTTACGAGGGCACAtcatatgaaaaagaaaaggaaccaGTGGATATAATTGACAGCATTCTTCAGAACCACTCTGGTACTGGGGTGAAGACACTTAAGCTTGATGTTTCTAATTACTTCAAACCCATCACGGCTGACCATATCAACAATTGGCTTAACGCTGCTGTTAAACCTGGAATCATTGAAATTGCTGTGAAATTTCCTGTACATAACAGGCCAATGTTCAACCTCTCTTGCTCACTTTTATCTTGTGCCGGAAGCTCACTTCAGTCTATTTCCTTGTTCTTTTGTGCTTTTCACCCAACATTAAGAACTGGCTGTTTCAAAAGCTTGAGAAGCGTGTATTTCAAATTTGTCCACATTACTAGTGAAGAACTAGGATGCCTTCTCTCCAGTACAGTTTCATTGGAGAAGTTGGAAATTAGCAATTGTGATCAGCTCACTTCCTTGAATATACCTTCTCATCTGCAGCACCTTACGGTCCTGAATGTGTTATTTTGCACAAATCTAAAGATGATAGAAATTTATGCTCCAAAGCTGACCACTTTTGACTTCAGAGGACGCCCTATGAAAATATTAACCAGTGACTCCTCGCATCTGAAGTACATGACTTTGCATGGTACATTCTTCTCTGGCATGATCCAATATGCTAGGACTGAACTCCATTCTATCGCATCGAATCTTCAGACTCTTACCCTGGCATCATCTAAAGAG GATTTTATTACGCCAATGTTGCCTGTGAAATTCCTCCACCTCAGGAACTTGAATGTCTATTTTGATGGCATTAGATTCCAAAGCTATGATTATTTTTCTCTGGCTTCTTTTTTCGAGGCTTGTCCTGCCTTGGAAACTTTCTACATATGG GCAGGAGAGTATGATCTTGCATGGAAGGACCCAGCTCTTCAAGATTCCAATGCAGATTCGTTACAGATAAGGCGGATTCCAGAAATCCACCATGCCAACCTTAAGAAAGTATCCATCAACCGATTTTTCCCGTCAAAGAGCTTGATTGAGCTAACATATCTAATTATTGAGAATGCCTCGTCGCTACAATGCCTTAAGCTGGACGCTGGCTATGGTTTTGACACTAGTGGCATGTGTAAAAGGATGAATAAGTTAGATGTACTCCATGCCCTCAGTGCTGTGGAGGTTGCCAAGAAATATATTGAGGGCAAAGTTCCCTCCAGTGTGAAATTCAACATTCTGGAGCCCTGCGAGCGGTGTCATATTGCAAAACTTTCCCAACTTTAG
- the LOC4347859 gene encoding wall-associated receptor kinase 5 — MQRQAGGFISMAWSMPPLALFAAVLALQQAIAAAAAAGDCPTTCGDVAVPFPFGIGAGCYHLPGFNLTCDRSSDPPRLLLGDAAAFQVLNVSIVNATVRAARVGGINITYGGGNTSSADEGRGAWRGLGDGGPFALSEDRNELVVVWGCDVVALLTDGGGSGNSSNVTISGCASFCPGTDAGGQAIAAPAGSTMSLTEDRRCTGVGCCQMPISVGRDSYQVRLRRLNPSPPQPPPPQGAGDPTVVLIAEQGWVAEASRSTRGYPLPVTFDETAVPVLLGWMIASTRVGADGEVPVNSTCPADAARSACKSSHSSCRNVSSSARAGYVCDCDAGFHGNPYLATGCQDINECERAEEHGCFGECINTAGSFLCRCPAGMQGNYTQRNGCFRPPLPARSSTGLSIGVGVSSAASLILIVIMAIFIIRKQKRRRAKKIRQKYFKQNRGQLLQQLVAQRADIAERMIIPLGELKKATNNFDRARELGGGGHGTVYKGILSDLHVVAIKKSKIAVQREIDEFINEVAILSQINHRNVVKLFGCCLETEVPLLVYEFVSNGTLYSHLHVSGPRSLPWSDRLRIATETAKAIAYLHSSVSIPIIHRDIKSTNILLDDTLTSKVSDFGASRCIPVDQTGVTTKVQGTLGYMDPAYYYTQRLTEKSDVYSFGVILVELLTRKKPFSHLTPEGEGLVAHFVTSFTEGNLVGVLDLQIMEEADMKVVEVVATLAVTCVNLRGEDRPTMRQVEMALEGIQASRENVSGNLSAEKLGESNNVARDFMPSQEGRSMTEGTRQYSLEEEFLLSSRYPR, encoded by the exons atgcaaaGGCAGGCAGGAGGATTCATTTCCATGGCGTGGTCAATGCCACCGCTGGCTTTGTTCGCCGCCGTGCTGGCGCTGCAGCAAgctatcgccgccgccgcggcggccggagacTGCCCGACCACCTGCGGCGACGTGGCCGTGCCGTTCCCGTTCGGCATCGGCGCCGGCTGCTACCACTTGCCCGGGTTCAACCTCACCTGCGACCGGAGCAGCGACCCGCCGCGGCTGCTcctcggcgacgccgccgcgttccAGGTGCTCAACGTCTCCATCGTCAACGCCACGGTGCGCGCCGCCCGCGTCGGCGGCATAAACATCACCTACGGCGGCGGGAACACGTCGTCGGCCGACGAGGGACGCGGCGCTTGGCgggggctcggcgacggcgggccgTTCGCGCTGTCCGAGGATCGCaacgagctcgtcgtcgtctgGGGGTGCGACGTCGTGGCGCTGCTCACCGACGGCGGGGGGAGCGGCAACAGCAGCAACGTCACCATCAGCGGCTGCGCCTCCTTCTGCCCCGgcaccgacgccggcggccaAGCGATCGCCGCCCCAGCGGGTTCCACGATGTCGCTGACCGAGGACAGGCGGTGCACCGGCGTCGGCTGCTGCCAGATGCCCATCAGCGTCGGCCGCGACTCCTACCAAGTGCGTCTCCGCCGGCTCAACCCGAGCccgccccagccgccgccgccgcagggcgCCGGCGACCCGACGGTGGTGCTCATCGCGGAGCAAGGGTGGGTCGCCGAGGCCTCTAGGTCCACCCGAGGCTACCcgctcccggtcaccttcgacGAGACGGCGGTGCCCGTGTTGCTGGGGTGGATGATCGCGTCGACCCGcgtcggcgccgacggcgaggtgcCGGTGAACTCGACGtgccccgccgacgccgcgcgcaGCGCCTGCAAGAGCAGCCACAGCTCGTGCCGCAACGTCTCCAGCTCCGCGCGCGCCGGCTACGTCTGCGACTGCGACGCCGGCTTCCATGGCAACCCCTACCTCGCCACCGGATGCCAAG ACATCAACGAGTGCGAGCGTGCAGAGGAGCACGGTTGCTTCGGCGAGTGCATCAACACGGCCGGATCGTTCCTGTGCCGGTGCCCTGCAGGAATGCAAGGCAACTACACCCAACGCAATGGATGTTTCAGACCTCCTCTTCCTGCTCGTTCTTCTACAG GTTTAAGCATCGGTGTGGGTGTCAGTAGTGCTGCAAGCCTTATACTTATAGTGATCATGGCGATCTTCATCATCCGCAAGCAGAAACGCAGGAGGGCCAAGAAGATTAGGCAGAAGTACTTCAAGCAGAATCGTGGGCAGCTACTGCAGCAACTGGTAGCTCAGAGGGCTGACATTGCAGAGAGGATGATCATACCGTTGGGTGAGCTCAAGAAGGCAACAAACAACTTTGATAGAGCTcgtgagctcggcggcggcggccatggcaccGTGTACAAGGGGATCTTGTCCGATCTCCATGTCGTCGCCATCAAGAAATCAAAGATTGCAGTTCAAAGGGAGATCGATGAGTTCATAAACGAGGTTGCCATTCTCTCGCAGATAAACCATAGGAACGTGGTGAAGCTTTTCGGATGTTGCCTCGAGACAGAAGTGCCATTGCTTGTCTATGAGTTCGTTTCCAATGGAACCCTTTACAGCCATCTCCATGTCAGTGGACCAAGATCACTACCATGGAGTGACAGATTGAGGATTGCAACTGAGACAGCCAAAGCTATTGCCTATCTGCACTCATCAGTTTCAATCCCAATAATCCACAGAGATATCAAGTCCACTAATATACTCCTCGATGACACTCTGACCTCCAAGGTGTCAGACTTTGGAGCTTCAAGATGTATCCCGGTTGATCAAACAGGGGTAACAACAAAGGTTCAGGGAACCTTAGGATACATGGATCCGGCATACTATTACACTCAGAGGCTTACAGAAAAgagcgacgtgtacagcttcggggTCATTCTTGTAGAGCTTCTCACAAGGAAGAAGCCATTTTCTCACCTGACACCTGAGGGTGAAGGTCTGGTTGCACATTTTGTCACTTCATTTACAGAAGGCAATCTAGTTGGAGTGTTAGACCTGCAAATCATGGAGGAGGCAGACATGAAAGTTGTCGAAGTAGTAGCTACGCTAGCTGTGACATGTGTAAATCTGAGAGGAGAGGACCGGCCTACCATGAGACAGGTTGAGATGGCACTTGAAGGCATTCAGGCATCCAGGGAAAATGTTTCAGGTAATCTTTCTGCAGAGAAGCTTGGAGAGAGCAATAATGTCGCGAGGGATTTCATGCCAAGCCAAGAAGGAAGAAGCATGACAGAAGGGACTAGGCAATATAGTTTGGAAGAAGAGTTCTTGTTGTCTTCAAGGTACCCTCGGTAG